The genomic region TAGAGACTAAATACCGAGCCTAAACTAAAGAGAATAAGGCTCACGATAAATGCCCAGAAAAAGCGTTCGCGACCATACCCGAATTGATGGATATCATCGGCAGGACGTTTAGCCCAGCGTCCGCCAAGTAAGAGCAGCATTTGATTGCCGCTGTCAGCAAAACTATGGATACCTTCTGCAAGCATTGCTGAAGATCCAGTAAAGCCCCACCCCACGAACTTCGCAATCGAGATACCAACGTTTGCGATGAGTGCAGCAATAATTGCCTTTGTTCCGCCCTCTGAAGCCATATTACGCTTTAATCTCCATATCTTTTCCAATCACAACAATGCCCTCTTCAGTCACGGTAAAACCACGTTCACGGTCTCTATCCAAATCAACACCAATTTCGGTATGTGGAGGAATAACCACATTCTTGTCAATAATGGCATTGTGTATGACCGCGTGACGGCCAACATTCACTTTGTGCATCAACACACTTTCATGTACTTCACTGAATGAATTAACCCGTACATCGGGGCTGAGCACTGATCCGTGAACGTAACCACCAGACACCACACACCCAGGGCTTACCATGGATGACACCGCTCGTCCCATCCGGTCAGCTTCATCGTGAACGAATTTGGCTGGAGGGCGCGTGGGATTCCAGGACAGAATGGGCCAGCGGTAGTTATACAAGTCAAGGGCTGGTTCAAGACTTACCAGATCCATGGAAGCTTCGTGATAGGCCTTCAACGTCCCTACATCACGCCAGTACCCTCGCTCAAATGTTGTTTGACCAGGCCACATATTCTCAGAAAAGTTGTAGACCGATGCCACATGGTCCTTCACCATGGCCGGAATGATATTTCCCCCAAGATCATGTTGGGATTCATCATCCTTAGCATCGGCTGACAAGTACTCCATCAGGGCGTCAACGCTAAAAATGTAGTTCCCCATAGATGCATAACATTCATCTGGACTACCTGGGATAGTTGGTGGGTCTGATGGCTTCTCGACAAAATGCGCTATCGTACGCCCATCTGGGCCTGGCTCAATAATGCCGAAGGCACCCGCTTCTTCTTTGGGCACACGAATACCGGCTACCGTGACCCCAGCCCCCGACGCAATATGTTCTTCAAGCATGTGCCGCGGGTCCATGCGATAAATATGGTCAGCACCGAAGACAACGACGTGATCAGGGTGTTCGTCTCTGATGACATTCAAATTTTGGAAAATAGCATCGGCCGATCCCACAAACCAGCGGTTTCCAGAACGCATCTGAGCTGGAACGGGGGTCACGAAATCACCCATCAACGGTGACATGCGCCACGTCTGATTCAGATGAATATTGAGCGAATGAGACTTGTATTGCGTTAATACCACAATACGTCGTAGTCCCGCATTGACGAGATTGGATAGCACAAAATCAATAATTCGATAGCTCCCACCAAAGGGAACAGCAGGCTTGGCACGGTCAACCGTGAGAGGGGTTAAGCGCGTACCTTTGCCACCGGCAAGGACCATTGCAAGAACACGTGTGTTGCTCATGGCTGCACGGTAACGAAGGACTGTGGATTAGTCAACTTCTCCGAGAAGTACCAACCATTGATGCGGCCACTCCTGCGGCGAGTGCACAGATCGCTAACACGAATAGTGCTAGCCCATACATGCTAGAAGGGTCGTAGATCGGATTAAACAATACATCCATAAATGGAGGAATTGGTGGCAATCCAGTGGGGGAGAGTTGTGACCCGAAGCCGTACCACGGGAACACCCCAAAGACGAGAAAACTGCCGATCATCCAAGGCAATGACGACCGCATCCCGGTAATGAAGCGAACGGCAAGAATCGTGAGGACAACCCCAACTGCTCCACCGACCATCAAACTGATCGCTGCTCTAATTTGAAAATCTGAATGGTTTGCATTCCATGCGGTCAATGTCGGGAGCAACACCCAAAAACGGCCCAATAGTTGAGCCGCACCGATGAGGGCAACCAGCCAAACAAGGATGTCTCGACCAAACCCCGGTTGAAGTGCCATGCGACGAGCTTTCCCTACCTGATCTTGGGCAAACAAAACATCGAGCGGGGCATGGGTATTTGTGAGGTTACGATCGACCTCATTATCAGTAGATCGCCGGCGTGCAGACCGCCCCCAGAATCGGCTTGCAGCTGGGGGTTCTGAAGAGAAGGGCGCTCCGTATGGCGTCTCATCTTGGTCTTCTTCAGTAAAGGATTCGACAATCCAACTATCGGTATCATCAGCAGGGATTGGTACAGATGGGGCAACACTTCGCGGAGCTACAGTAATTGGTGCCGATTGAGTTGGTTCAGGTTGTGATGGCATCGCTTGAGCAGGAGCACGTTGAGGTGCGCTCATGTCTGCTCGCTGATCGATAGGTTGTTGGTCTGGTGACATGGGGGAAGGGGCTAGTTCTGATGAAGAGGGGGGTGGAGAACTTGGGATTGATTGTGGTGATACCAGAGGCGGTGGTTGCTGAGGTGGTTGCTGAGGTTCTTGCTCAGAGGTCCGTACCTCACCCCGCAAAATTGCTTCTGTCTCTTCTTTCGTAAAAGCAGGGGTAACTGTAGGGATGACGTCTAATTCGTTAGATCCAGAGGCCTCATCCTGGTTTGGTACAGTCACCAGCATCGGAGGATGTTCGTGACCATCCATCGAGGCCCACCGCTCAGCATCAGATAAATCTGATGGCATTGATAGCGGTGTGTCTGATTCAACAGTAATAGTGTCCCTTTTTAGTACAGAGACACTCGGAGCAGCTTCTTGTTTCGGTGATACCGATGCCTTACTTCCCTGGTCAGACGGGTCTCTACCCGCATATTCTCCTGGGTAGTCGGGCTGATCAAAATATGCAGATGGCCACCACCCTTCCGAATCGGGATCGGATGGTTGGGGAAATCGATTCTTCGGGTCACCAGTCATAATCTCATGTAAAGAATATGGCATTAGCGGTATGCGCCAACCAGTTTGGTAGCATGACGTGCAACTGATCCTCTGTGAAAGGAAAACTCATGGTACGTGGAGCTCGCGTCGCTGACGAAGCGGTACGCGCCTACATGGAAGCACTTCAAGACCCCAATTCGGCGGTTGACTGGGACCACGTAGACGATCTTGCCGGGCAAATAACCGAAGCAACGGACCCTGTTCGTCGCGTATTGTTGCGCTCTCAATGGCGGCAAGCCTCTGATCCAGCCACTTATATTCCTGATCTTGAAGCTGATTTTGTTGCCTTTGCCGGCCAATGGGCTGAAGCCAACCAAGTGATCGGTGACGACTTCTTCTATGAAGGTGTCCCGTTACCAGTACTCCGCCAGGCTGGACTGAATATCAGTGACGAAGCTGCTGGGTGGGTTGACGAAGATGAAATGCGTGCCGCTGAAGAAGTCGTCGACACAACCGACCGTAGCGAAAGCACCCGCGTCGTACCCGTTTCCACACCAACCCCTTCAGCAACGCCAACCGCAGGGAGCGAAGATCCTGATAGCCCGACCGGTCGTGCCGTCGCTGCGATGACTGAGCAACCATTCACGGTGGCAGAGTTAGCTGAACAGGCCGACGTGTCACGTACCGTGGTACGCCAGCTGATTGAGCGTATGGAAGCCGATGGTGAACTGATTAAAGGCGAACCAGACGAAGAGACTGGCGACTCAACATGGCGGCGCGCCTAACACGCATTTACTTTCGATAGCACTCACCAAATAACGGGCACCTCAGGGGTGCCCGTTATACGTCGTACAAGTGTGTGCTGCCTTATGGTGCAGGGATCACGAGACCCTTCCACTCGGTTTCCATCCACTTCTTTGTTTCATCACTGGTTAAGAGGGAGTAGAAGGTCGTGATACGCGGGTCATCTTTTAACTCTTCGCGGGTGGCAACAATGTTGTACCAGACACTGTCTTGTGGTTCGACCGCAATTTGGCTTTCGGCGGTGAGTCCTGCCCCAGCGGCATAATTGTAGTTAATCGCTGCCGCATCAAAATCATCGAGTGCTGATGGCAATGTGGCGGCTTCGAGTTCCCTAATTTCGAGCTTCTTGGGGTTATCGGTGATCTGGTCGATTGATGTCGCATCCTGCTCGACCTTGATTAGCCCTTCACGGGACAATAGTTCAAGGGCGCGCGCTTCATTAGATGGATCATTCGGAATGGCGAGGCGTGCCCCTTCACCAAGCTCATCGATGGACTTGAGCGTCTTGGAATAGACCGCCATCGGGGTCAAGTGAACAGGCCCCACCGTGACAATTTTGTCATTGGGGTTATTCGCCAAATACTCATCTAAGAACGGCTGATGTTGAAAGAGGTTGGCGTCATTTGACCCATCTGCCAGCGCTTGATTGGGTGTGGTGTAGTCGCTGAACTCTTGGATCTCTACGACAAGACCGGCTCGTTCAGCTTGGCCAGAATCAATAACATATTGGATGATCTCAGCCTCTGGACTTGCGGTAGCACCGACCTTCAAGGTTCCTAGCTTGCCGCCCTCACCTGCTGCCGTGCTCGCGCCCGAAGACGCACCCGCAGACGCTGAATCAGTTGAACTTGGGGCTGCGCATGCGGCCAGCGCAAAGGCGCTTGCCGCCACAACAGCAATCAGTTTCTTCATGTGCATTCCTTTCGAATTATCGGTGGTCTAGTCGGTTGGCTAACCAGCCACCAACGGCTTGGAAAACTTGAACAATGGCGACAAGGATCACAACCGTGCCAATAATGTGGATAACGCTGTAGCGCTGATGGCCGTATCGTAAGGCGACATCACCTAACCCACCGGCCCCAATGACCCCCACGATGGCGCTATAACCGATAACACTGACCGCCGTTGTGGTGTATCCGCGTAACAACCCAGGGATTGCTTCAGGCAGCATGAACCGAGAAATAAGTTGCCACCGTGTTGCACCCAGTGATTCTCCAGCCTCGATGAGTCCTGGTGGAACCTCTTTGAGTGAAATCTCGACAATCCGGGCATAGAAGGGGATGGCAGCAATCGTGAGGGGCACAATCGCACTGTGTACCTCAAAGGCACTCCCCAATAGGAACCGCGTGAATGGGATGAGGGCCACCATCAAGATGATGAAGGGAATAGACCGCCCAATATTGATGGAAATAGCCAAAAAGCCATTAATCACCTTACCTAGAGCTCGAGATCCAAACGGTGCCTCAAGTACCCCGCCCTTTTCGGTAGCAACAAGGGCAATGCCCATCAGCAGTCCGAACATGCCGGTAAAAATCATCGTGCCGATAACCACGAATAGCGTCTGCCACGTCGCTTCAAGCAGTAATTCAAATAACTTGGGCCAAAAGCCTGGTGCGCTCGGATCAACCATCGTTGCCCTCCCGGTTGCTGATGACATCGACAATTAACCCCTTAGACCGTAGGTCAGCAAGGGCATGTTGATGTAATTCCACCGGGCCAGGCAATTCAAGCCGGGTCCGTCCGATTTGCATATCACCAATATTCTCTATCGCCGCACCCAATAACGACGCGTCAATGTCATGGTCGCGCACAAGCTGTGCAATGAAGGGTTCATTAGTTGCCACACCAGCAAAGGTCACTTCAATGATCGTATTGCCGCGAGAGCGTGGGAGTGGCCCAAGTGGGAACAGTTCATTCCCTAACACTGATCCATGAACCGCAAGCACATCCACGAGTTTGCCTTGTTCAACGATATTGCCTTTACGCATCAATGCGGCGCTGTGACAAATGGTTTTTACCACTTCCATTTCATGCGTAATGAGGAGCACTGTGAGGTTTAGCTCTTCATTCAGCTCTTTTAAAAGGGTAAGAATCTGGTGTGTTGTTTCAGGGTCAAGGGCACTGGTGGCTTCATCACTGAGCAACACGCTCGGCTTACTCGCTAAGGCACGGGCAATCCCGACTCGCTGTTTTTGCCCACCAGAAAGCTGGGCAGGGTACTGGTGGGCACGATCGGCAAGACCAACACGATCCAGCATGTTCATGGCTTCACGTTCGCGATCACCTGTAAAACCTGAGGTGATCAACGCAAGCTCAACATTGGCCAGTGCTGTTTTACTGGACAATAAATTGAACTGTTGAAAAATCATTCCGATGTCGTGACGGGCTACCCGCAGTGCTTCTCCATGCAAGGCACGCATATCACGCCCGTTCACCGTGACGGTGCCACTATCGGGACGTTCGAGGCCATTAACCGTACGAATCAGCGTTGACTTTCCAGCACCAGAGGTACCAACGACACCATAAATCTCGCCAGCTTCAACATGTAAGCTCACATCATCCAACGCGCGTACAGGATTGGGCCCAGGAAAGGTTTTTGAGACATGCGCTAACGTGATCAATGGACCCTCCTTTCCTGCTATCGGGTGGTTTTTGCTCGGCTCAACCCTATCGGCTTCAATTTTTTCTTACAGTGGAAACGATGAATACCCTGACTGAACGTGATGCAGCTGCCGTCTGGCATCCGTATGCCCCAATGCCTCCGGCCTATCCGGCCTATCCTGTTATTGATGCCCACGAGGTGTACTTGACTTTAGAAGATGGGCGTGAGGTCATTGATGCGATGTCCTCTTGGTGGTGCATGGTCCACGGTTACCGCCATCCGGTGATGAGTCAAGCTATCAAAGACCAAGTTGACCGCTTTAGTCACGTCATGTTTGGTGGCCTCACCCACGAGCCAGCGATTCGGCTTTGTGAGGAACTGCTTGCCCTTGCACCCTCGGGATTCGCCCATGTGTTTTTAGCCGATAGTGGCAGTGTGGCTGTTGAGGTGGCGTTGAAATTAGCTCGCCAACAAGCCATTACCCGATCACCTCAGGGCACATTGGATACATCGCGCATGCGCCTTGCCACCCTTCGGGGGGGATACCACGGCGATACCTGGGGTGCGATGGGTGTTTGTGACCCCGAAGGGGGTATGCACGCCTTGTACGGTGATGCACTCGGCCACCAGGTATTTCTACCGCGACCACCTGCCGGATATGGGCGAACGAGTGATGACCCTGCACTTCAAACATGGGCAGGTGATGTGAGTGCCCTCATTGAGGCCCATCGCAACGAGCTTTGTGGCATCGTACTTGAACCTGTCTTACAGGGGGCAGGCGGCATGTATATCTACAGCCCTGAAGTGCTCCGAATCCTGCGTGCCATTGCGGATGACCAAGGATTAGTGCTCATTTTTGATGAGATCGCCACAGGTTTTGGTCGAACTGGCCAATGGTGGGGGGCTAGTCATGCTGATGTGGTCCCAGACATTATGTGTGTGGGCAAGGCGCTCACGGGTGGATATATGACCCAGGCAGCCGTTTTGGTCACCAGCCAGGTTGCTGAACGATTACGCCAGAGCCCATCAGAAGTCTTGATGCACGGTCCCACCTTTATGGGGAATCCACTTGCCTGTGCGGCCAGTCTGGCTTCGATTGGGTTATTGCGGACCGAAGATTGGAAAGACCAAGTTGCGATGATTGAGACACGGCTGCATCAAGGGCTCAGCCCGCTCATCACCGTTGATGCGGTAGCTGATGTTCGTATCCTTGGCGCCGTAGGTGTCGTCGAACTTCATCACCCCATTGATGTACCCAGACTGACTGCAACGGCATTGGATGCTGGGGTTTGGGTACGCCCATTCGGTAAACTGCTGTACACGATGCCGCCATACATCGCCCAAACCCACCACATCGACACGATAACCGCGGCAATGGCCATTGCGGTTGAACACGCTGAAAGGCAATAACGTTGAGTCAGGTACTACTGATTACAGGAACCGATACGGGTGTAGGTAAAACAATTGCAACCGCAGCCCTTGCAGTTCATTTCAGCCAACAAGGCC from Stomatohabitans albus harbors:
- the glgC gene encoding glucose-1-phosphate adenylyltransferase, which codes for MSNTRVLAMVLAGGKGTRLTPLTVDRAKPAVPFGGSYRIIDFVLSNLVNAGLRRIVVLTQYKSHSLNIHLNQTWRMSPLMGDFVTPVPAQMRSGNRWFVGSADAIFQNLNVIRDEHPDHVVVFGADHIYRMDPRHMLEEHIASGAGVTVAGIRVPKEEAGAFGIIEPGPDGRTIAHFVEKPSDPPTIPGSPDECYASMGNYIFSVDALMEYLSADAKDDESQHDLGGNIIPAMVKDHVASVYNFSENMWPGQTTFERGYWRDVGTLKAYHEASMDLVSLEPALDLYNYRWPILSWNPTRPPAKFVHDEADRMGRAVSSMVSPGCVVSGGYVHGSVLSPDVRVNSFSEVHESVLMHKVNVGRHAVIHNAIIDKNVVIPPHTEIGVDLDRDRERGFTVTEEGIVVIGKDMEIKA
- a CDS encoding helix-turn-helix domain-containing protein; its protein translation is MVRGARVADEAVRAYMEALQDPNSAVDWDHVDDLAGQITEATDPVRRVLLRSQWRQASDPATYIPDLEADFVAFAGQWAEANQVIGDDFFYEGVPLPVLRQAGLNISDEAAGWVDEDEMRAAEEVVDTTDRSESTRVVPVSTPTPSATPTAGSEDPDSPTGRAVAAMTEQPFTVAELAEQADVSRTVVRQLIERMEADGELIKGEPDEETGDSTWRRA
- the bioA gene encoding adenosylmethionine--8-amino-7-oxononanoate transaminase; the encoded protein is MNTLTERDAAAVWHPYAPMPPAYPAYPVIDAHEVYLTLEDGREVIDAMSSWWCMVHGYRHPVMSQAIKDQVDRFSHVMFGGLTHEPAIRLCEELLALAPSGFAHVFLADSGSVAVEVALKLARQQAITRSPQGTLDTSRMRLATLRGGYHGDTWGAMGVCDPEGGMHALYGDALGHQVFLPRPPAGYGRTSDDPALQTWAGDVSALIEAHRNELCGIVLEPVLQGAGGMYIYSPEVLRILRAIADDQGLVLIFDEIATGFGRTGQWWGASHADVVPDIMCVGKALTGGYMTQAAVLVTSQVAERLRQSPSEVLMHGPTFMGNPLACAASLASIGLLRTEDWKDQVAMIETRLHQGLSPLITVDAVADVRILGAVGVVELHHPIDVPRLTATALDAGVWVRPFGKLLYTMPPYIAQTHHIDTITAAMAIAVEHAERQ
- a CDS encoding methionine ABC transporter ATP-binding protein; translated protein: MITLAHVSKTFPGPNPVRALDDVSLHVEAGEIYGVVGTSGAGKSTLIRTVNGLERPDSGTVTVNGRDMRALHGEALRVARHDIGMIFQQFNLLSSKTALANVELALITSGFTGDREREAMNMLDRVGLADRAHQYPAQLSGGQKQRVGIARALASKPSVLLSDEATSALDPETTHQILTLLKELNEELNLTVLLITHEMEVVKTICHSAALMRKGNIVEQGKLVDVLAVHGSVLGNELFPLGPLPRSRGNTIIEVTFAGVATNEPFIAQLVRDHDIDASLLGAAIENIGDMQIGRTRLELPGPVELHQHALADLRSKGLIVDVISNREGNDG
- a CDS encoding methionine ABC transporter permease, whose translation is MSSATGRATMVDPSAPGFWPKLFELLLEATWQTLFVVIGTMIFTGMFGLLMGIALVATEKGGVLEAPFGSRALGKVINGFLAISINIGRSIPFIILMVALIPFTRFLLGSAFEVHSAIVPLTIAAIPFYARIVEISLKEVPPGLIEAGESLGATRWQLISRFMLPEAIPGLLRGYTTTAVSVIGYSAIVGVIGAGGLGDVALRYGHQRYSVIHIIGTVVILVAIVQVFQAVGGWLANRLDHR
- a CDS encoding MetQ/NlpA family ABC transporter substrate-binding protein, yielding MKKLIAVVAASAFALAACAAPSSTDSASAGASSGASTAAGEGGKLGTLKVGATASPEAEIIQYVIDSGQAERAGLVVEIQEFSDYTTPNQALADGSNDANLFQHQPFLDEYLANNPNDKIVTVGPVHLTPMAVYSKTLKSIDELGEGARLAIPNDPSNEARALELLSREGLIKVEQDATSIDQITDNPKKLEIRELEAATLPSALDDFDAAAINYNYAAGAGLTAESQIAVEPQDSVWYNIVATREELKDDPRITTFYSLLTSDETKKWMETEWKGLVIPAP